The region CAGCTGCACCACAAATGACTCCCCATAGTAAAGGTATCCACGTAATAGGTTTCATGAGCTGCAGACGCAGCTTCCAAATATTTGTTGTTTCTGATCCTCCTTTTATGCCAAGGAGCTGACGAGTATCACTCACTTTGTTAATCCTCAGCTAGGTCCAATTTCATTCTCAAAAAACCAATTTTTTGTTCCATCAGCAAGCTTAACTACAAGACCCACTCCTCCTCCATCAGTCATTTTGTAGTCAGTGACAGTAGCTCTAGGATCAGAGTAGATCTTTTTAATCAAATTACTTGATATTCTATCTTGAACTTTATCAAGATCAATCTTGATCCTTGAACCTATTCTCGTAAGATTTGCTGATTGGGGCATGACCGACAAGACTTAAGTAGTTGGGCAACCCTAACAGTCGCTGTACTATAAATTGGAATTATGGTTGCTCTTCGTTTAATTCCTTGTCTTGATGTTGCAAATGGACGGGTTGTAAAAGGTGTTAATTTCGTTGGCCTTAGAGATGCTGGAGACCCTGTAGAACTGGCCTGTAGGTATAGCAGAGAGGGGGCTGATGAATTGGTTTTCTTAGATATAGCTGCAAGTCATGAAGCGAGAGCAACGTTGGTAGAGATTGTCCGTCGCACTGCTGAATCTGTAACTATTCCATTTACAGTTGGGGGTGGAATTAGCTCAATAGAAGGTATAACTGAACTTTTACGTGCAGGTGCTGACAAAATTAGCTTGAATTCATCTGCAGTTAAGGATCCTGGCTTGGTGTCTAGAGGGGCATGCCAGTTTGGATCTCAGTGCATAGTTGTTGCAATAGATGCTAAACGTCGTTTGGAAGAATCATCTGGATGGGATGTATTTGTAAATGGGGGGAGAAAAAATACAGGCTTAGATGCATTGTCTTGGGCGAGAAAAGTTGTGGAATTAGGCGCTGGGGAAATACTTCTAACTTCAATGGATGGAGATGGAACTCAAAAAGGGTATGACTTGGAATTAACAAAAACAATTTCTCAGTCAGTACAAGTACCAGTTATCGCTTCTGGAGGTGCAGGCTGTCTTGAAGATGTTTTTGAAGCCTTTGAATATGGGAATGCATCTGCTGCTTTATTGGCATCTTTATTACATGATCAAGATTTAACAATAGAGGAAATCAAGAATTATTTATTAAAAAAGAATTTAATAATAAGACCTACTAATTATTGAGAAAGCTCAATTGAAAATTTTTTCTCATTTACTTCTACAGTAAGTCTTACTTAATATGCTTAATTTCAATTAAAGTAAATAATTATTCGTATAGGCTTACTTTTTTTATATAAGTGAAACCTCAAGATCCCATAGCAATTAAAGAATTATTTGACTCGGTTTCTAAAAACTATGATTTTCTCAATGATTTATTTAGCCTTGGGTTTCATAGGATATGGAAAAGACAATTGTTGACATGGCTTAAGCCTGCTTCAGGAGAAAAATGGATTGATCTTTGTTGTGGAACTGGAGATCTAAGTTTAC is a window of Prochlorococcus marinus subsp. marinus str. CCMP1375 DNA encoding:
- the hisF gene encoding imidazole glycerol phosphate synthase subunit HisF: MVALRLIPCLDVANGRVVKGVNFVGLRDAGDPVELACRYSREGADELVFLDIAASHEARATLVEIVRRTAESVTIPFTVGGGISSIEGITELLRAGADKISLNSSAVKDPGLVSRGACQFGSQCIVVAIDAKRRLEESSGWDVFVNGGRKNTGLDALSWARKVVELGAGEILLTSMDGDGTQKGYDLELTKTISQSVQVPVIASGGAGCLEDVFEAFEYGNASAALLASLLHDQDLTIEEIKNYLLKKNLIIRPTNY
- the petP gene encoding cytochrome b6f subunit PetP, with product MPQSANLTRIGSRIKIDLDKVQDRISSNLIKKIYSDPRATVTDYKMTDGGGVGLVVKLADGTKNWFFENEIGPS